The DNA region AGAAAAGTTGTTAAGGCCAATGGAGATGCGCATGTGCCTGCAAGAAGATCAACACCAATGAAAAATGTTGATGAGGTGTTAGGGGAAGCATGTGATCTGGAGACTAAACTGGAGGCCCAGAGTAAGGAACTCTGGGCGCTGAAGGATGATTTTAAGAACCATGTGACAAAAACAGAGTTGCGTGAAATGCTGGAAGCCAATGGTCAAGATTCAACAGGATCGGAACTTGATTTGCGTGACAGCTGGTACTTCCTTTCTCCGTtgcaaaatatttatatattattttagttttttcacCTATTTTACAAAAACTTTATTGATTTAGAAATTTAACACTACTTATGtcattttttactatttatactTTCCCATAGTATTATATCTctcatatattatattatattttaactaATTATAATTCTCACAAATTATttaactaataatttttttaaagcaaaatatatataatatatatgaaatattgaaaaataaccCCTCTCAACATGAGTACAATACCTAACCAGCAAAAAGTCTGACAAAACCCAGCCACTATAGCAGAAAAACCAAAACTCAGCCACTATAGCAGGAAAATCTCGTAAAGGACCTCTAAAAGTCTCTCACACACACAGGAGTGTGCTACAATACCTAGCTAAACCTTAAAGCCTAACCCCTTAAGAAAGATCTCAACTAAAATCGAAAAACGGATTCATGTTCAACCAACAAAAGAACATGTCTAACCGCTCGATACCTGCAAGCAGAGACCTAACCAATAAAAACTTACCAAAAAGCCCATCAAATAAACCACCACTACTATAGAGCTAGGACAATCAATGACCAACGGCAACATCAACCGACACCGCCAACAACACCCCCAAAGCCACCTCGACGACATCTTTAGGCCCACAACCGTACCAATCAAAGATCTCCAAGGAAAGAAAACCAACCAACACAACCATAAAATCCTCTCTGTTTATAGAGGGTAGGTCGATCGCAATGCTACACAGGAAGAGGAACCCAAGAGCCAAACCAAAACCTGTAAAGGCCACCTTTGAGAACAAGAATCGATGGCGCGGGCAAAGAGACCGGAGAGGAGGGAAGCAAGGCACGACGTAAGAAACTCGCCAGCACCGGGACATGATGAGGAAACGCAAGTGGGAAGGAACAATATACCGCCATCTTCACTGACATTAAATTGTTTAAATTACACAAGATTTACCTTAAATAAATTCAGTATAACTCAGGTGGTctgataatattttaaaatacgtTTTAAAAAATTCTAGTTCATGACtcatattaaaatattattaagctacctaagactataattATAAGTATTCGAGGTAAATTTTTGATGATTTGAACAACCTCTTAAACATTAAgattattttagtgaaaaataTCCGCAAAAAgattattttagtgaaaaataCGGGTTGTTTAAATGATttatgagaaagtttgggttaaataactcatcgtccaatcacattgaagataagtgagttgaatttttatattttatttattaatttatttataaaaaatcatattggTCCAATGGGTTGTATGTTAGTAACCAACATGGTCATTTAAACAACCCCGAAAAATACACATCAATAAGTTCTTAGTGTGTATAACCTAGGTGGATGGAGTAATTTAACTAGACAAACTCCTACATAGTTATATGCATTTCAaaaatattactccctccgttcctatatataagtcaattttacctaattctcttagattaagaaaagtagttacaagtaataaatttgtaaaagaatttattcactttcctagattacccttatttaatttcttataagttTATCTCTctaagttattatttcaaaatctcattgtctctttccTATTAAACATGAGGATAgttgtggaaaaaaataattaatatttcattgatattgtaaatggacttatatttaggaacaagaaaaacactAAAAATTGGTCTTATAATAAGAAACGGAAGGAGTATCATATATTTCCCCAGCTTTGATCATTTATTACTGTGATTTTAGTGCTGAtggaatgatgtttggagcacTTGGTCATTGTCCACTATGTTCTGGCTCTCTACGTTACTCAGGAGGAACGTACCAGTGCATTGGATTCATTTCTGATTGGAGTAAATGTCCCTACTCTACCAGCGAACCAAAACGGGCTGAAGAGAAGTGGAAAATCCCAGTGAAAACAAATAGTCAATACCTTAAAAAGGTCTGTAAAGAGAAAAACGAAGTCATTGAACAAGACACCCTTATTGTGACTTAATCAAGTTTTTGCTTTGTGTTTACAGTGGTTCAAATCTCAAAAGAGGAAGAAACCAATTAGGGTATTGCATCTTCCATCATCAAGCTGTGAGAGTTTGAAGGATTTGAAAGTTGCTATCGCTGGATTATCTAAAGAGTCTATTGTATAACTTccttaacttttttttcttcctttcacaTCCATTATTATGAAGCCCCCTTCCCCCAAAACAGTTTAGACTTTAGAGAAACTGCCATATTTAATTAGTATCATAGTACGTATTCAGTACTCATCTTTTACAAGTTGATTTTACAGGAGGAGTGGAAACGCAAAATTGTTGACAATGGTGGGATTTGTTGTGAAAAAGTGAAGAAAGGTTATTTCCccccttttttttataagccaaaaatatataaaaatgaagtactGGGTGTACTTCAAAACCTCAAATGTACAAgaaaaagggaagaaaaaaTACAAGAGTAACATTTgcctatgaaaaaaaaaactatcaattttgaggaatttttttatttatatttaattgttcACTTACAATttcaaaataacattaaataaatttttaatttccaATAATAGAATTTTGCAATAAGTTGTGACTTCCCATAAAAATTACACACCGAATGGAGGATAAAATATGTGAGAGATAATATATAATGAATGAAGTTTAGAAtagtgaaattaaaaaaaaaaacatattttctttttctgataatcaataaaattaattattttccttaATTTATATGTTTATTCTCTTCCCGGACAATTATATACGAAGGAAGTATCAGTAGTTGCAGAATCCAATTTATGAAAATTGGGGAAAAAATTGAGTTTTTGCCTCTTCATGTGTGTATGTATGATTTTTGCAGATACTAGCTGCCTGGTGGTGAGGGAAGCACACAATGATGAAGCTGAGATGCGGAAGGCAAGGTATGCGTGCACTAAATTTGTAGTCTAATAGTAAAAAAGTCTCTCGTTGATTGATTCTAGTATCATTGATTTGGGAGAGTTTCGTGTATATACAGGAAGATGAAAATACCAATAGTAAGAGAGGACTATCTGGTTGACTGTataaaaagaaataagaagCTTTCATTTCAAATGTACAAAGTTAAAATGATTGGTGAGGCTTCTAGCATGGCTACGGTCAGGCACAGTGCTGTTCACGAGGCTTCTGGCCTACAGGATTCCGGACACATACTCGAGGAAGGAGAAAGCGTATATAATACAACTATGAGTATGTCTGATTTGTGTACTCGTGCGAACAGGTGGGTTCATTGTATTTTTGCTTTTCTTGTTATCTCCTTTAGCACGAATTTTGTCTAGATGTTACTCCATATATGGTCATTGAAGAATTATATTCAGTTGAACGTAAAATTATGTTTATGGATGCCAAAATTCCCCATATCCACGAATATCAACGGATAAAAATTTGTGGTGGATGAAATTACGGGCTCCCAAAGATACTCATGAATTTATGCAATATATAATTTTTCTCGGTTTGGTATTTGTTGCTGGGTTTTTTTCCTGCAGTTTGTGTAGGGTAGCAGGTGTTATTAGGTGCTGGATTTTGAAAGTTACATCTTTTGAGCACAATTTGATTTTTAGGTTGTTCAATGTAATATTGGAGGGGATTATGCTCACTTGGTTGAGTTGTGTTTGTACCATCAAGCTTTTCATATAATAAaacttttacttttaaaaaaaaatatgaataagacATGTATATATGAATATCGGTATATCTGTATCATGCTGAATTCCTAAAAAACAGTTTAAAATCCCTCTTGAATTCTCTTGCATCACTTTCTTTTCTAAGATTCTTGTTATACATGTTGTTATTTCCTCTCATTGATTATCATCCTCCAACTTTCATTTCCCATTAAAAGCTACTACATTCTCCAAATAATCCAAGAAGATAAGGGGTCAGGTTGCTATTTGTTTCGTAAATGGGGTCGTGTGGGAAATGACAAGATTGGATATATGATGCTGGATGAAATGCCAAAACCAGATGCAATCCGTAAATTCAAACAATTATTCTTCGAGCACACTGGAAACCATTGGGAACAAAAGACTATTCAGAAGCAACCTGGAAGATACTTTCCATTGGATATTGTAccttttttaatcttattttaatttttttagtttgaCTCAAATCATCTTCACTCATGATATTCAACTCATGATTGCTTTGAATACTTCACTTTGTAGGATTATGGAGTTAACAGAAATGtctccaaaataaataaaaacgaTGCAGACAGTAAACTACCCCGCCCATTAACAGAATTGTTGAAGATGCTCTTCAATGTGGAAATATACAGGTATACATTGTGTTTGTTTGGTTTTCACTTCAAAATAATAGTATATGATATCTCAAAAATCAGGATTACGATATTTAATGCACATTCATTCAACAGAATGTTTAGAAATCAGGAttatgattttgaatgttttttCATATATATTCACTCAAGGGAAATCTAAACAAAATCACTCTCCATTTTATTAGATATATTTAATACAAGACTGAATTTTGAATTTGTAGAGCTGCCATGATCGAATTTGAGATTGATTTGTCTAAAATGCCACTTGGGAAACTGAGCAAAAGTAACATCCAAAAAGGTATGTTGGCACATTATTTTTAAGCTTTTGATAAGCTAGGTTAAAGTTGTAaatgtttgtgattttttgttggtCTGCTCCCTCTTCCCAGGGTTTGAAGCATTAACGGATATACAGAATCTGTTACAAACTAGCAATCCTGATCCATCAGTCAAGGAAAGCTTGCTTATGGATGCCAGCAATCGGTTTTTCACTGTGATCCCTTCTATTCAACCATATATTATAACGGATGAGGATGATTTAAAGTTAAAGGTGCGTAGTActctttttattcatttttaaggTTAGTTTGGTAATGAAACATGAAATTATATGGATGCTTTATTTTCATTAGTTTTCAACTTGCGTCTATACGACTCAATGAAGTTAATATTGTTTAGTCTAAAACATAGATTTCCATTATTATAATACAGTTACTAAgactcaaaagtcaaaactatTGCGTCCACATATGATTAATTAACTGTTGAACAAATTGGGTTGACATATTAATCAATACATATTttttagagtttaatggatatgcactgacagtgtaaaatagttttacacagtcatccaatcaaagcatgtcacataggagagataattacatttgactttaattttaattaaaataataagatattttctgatttgacggaattcaattggatgtctgtgtaaaactattttacactgtcagtgcatatccattaaactctattTTTTAAGCAAGTGGTAGAAATTTTACAATTTCGTACGGATTAAACCTCATTCTCCTTATAGAAAAAATAGATATTTTTAGATAAGCTAAAATGAAATATATGGGGAACCGAACCCTATAcaagaaagaggaaaaaaaggGGGGAGAGGAGAACAAACAAAAGGTAAAACATcactaaattaaaaaacacCTCCTTCCTAAGTAGACGAAATAACAAAAGCTTTTGAACTTGGCAATTCCAGACAAGCAATTGAGCTAGTTCAAACACCTTCTCAGCATCTTTCACCCCTTCTCTGAAAACCATCAGATTCCTATGAAGCCAAAGGGACCATACGATTGCCAACCATATTGTTTGGGCCAAAAGGGTTGACCCAATGAGCTAAGCCTATTTTGTCACCCCTAATTTTCATAGTATAATTGTTCCACTACTAAACACTAAGGGTCTCGACTAACATTAACAACAAGAATCGCTCCCCACCGATAACAACTCTACTCCACTAAACATTAGTTCTTCTGTTCACTgttattttgaataaaaaaaaaattgttcctatATATTTGTGTACTTAAGGATTTCAAGATaacattaattgatatttttccaAGTAATACCTTCGTCGGAACAATAAATTAGGaagaaaaaatacattttaaaaaagtaaaataaataataaataatgctttataaaaattaataaaattaattgcattATTAATATTTGTGTTTTTCCTCTGTACATTTGGTTAGGAACAGAGGGGGAGTAATATCAGCACATCACTCAACAATTAGGTTCATTAAGACAATAACCCAAGATGTGAaacttttttatgtttttaatgtTTCAAAACTGTTCAAGGAATGACAGTAATTAATGAAAGATATGTAAATTATGGAATTCTATCAGGACTGCAATTTTTCCCCATGGATTGGCACTTCTTATAACTTCTGAGTATCCTTTGTTATAATTCGAATAATATGGCTTTGCTCTTTTGGTAGGTGAAAATGTTAGCAGCCCTTCAAGACATTGAAATAGCCTCAAGATTAGTTGGATTTGAGGACTCCATTGATGATAATTACAAGAAGCTCCAATGTGATATATCTCCACTAGCTCATGACAGTGAAGATTTTCGTTTAGCTGAGAAGTTTCTCCACACTACTCAATCCCCCACACATCCGGTATGTTTATATTTTTCAAAGGGtgtccattttttatttatgttgcTGGAGTGAGCTCTGTTGTTTCCCAAAATGTACAAGGTCCAATAATCTTTACGATCCATCCACACAGGATTGGAGTCTTGAGCTAGAAGAAGTTTTTTCTCTTGAAAGGGAAGGTGAATTTGATAAGTTTGCTCCTTACAGGGATAAACTTGGTAACAGAATGCTCCTATGGCATGGTAAGTGTGATATATTATCAAGTATATTCCAGCCAAGGCAAAATGAGTAAAAGAAATCAAAGTATTGGATCATGCATCAGTGCATTTCttaagaagataaaaaaaatgccTACTAAACCTTCCAATCTCAGATATTGGATTACTCATGGAATTGTTCTCAGATATTGGATTACTCCATAGGGATTGTCAAGATAATGCATGTTAGACCAGAGTAGTACTAAAAGCTGAAACTTTTagcttaaaaataatttatttctcTAACAAATTAATTCAGTTTCTGTTTACGGTAATATGGATTATTATTTTGTTGTAATATGCATGATGCAACTGCATGTATataaaaatttaacaaaaaattgATGTTCTCTATTATAGGTTCTAGGTTGACAAACTTTGTGGGAATTCTCAGAGAAGGACTGAGAATTGCACCTCCTGAAGCCCCTTCGAATGGATATAATGTTCTCTCTATTACTCCAGTTTTTATCCGATATTTATAATTTCACGCATGTCTTACCTTCCGAAGCAGCACTTAAATCTGAATATAATGCATTTTGCAGTATGGCAAAGGGGTTTACTTTGCTGACCTGGTCAACATGAGTGCTCAATATTGCAACACGGATAAGAAAAACCCTATTGGTCTAATGCTTTTGAGTGAAGTTGCCCTTGGAGATATCTATGAAgtcatcaaagaaaaagaggtGAATCTGGTTTGATTCAAGTTATGCTTATTCGTTTATATATATGGTCGCAGTTTGATTGTTTTCAAGTTCATCGATGAGCAACAATATATGTTGAGTTCAACCTATATATATTAAATGAATTTGAAATAGCTTTAATATTTCATTTTGCTAAATAGTATATGGACATAGCTCCAGAAGGAAAGCACTCTACTAAAGCACTGGGCCAGGAAATGCCTCTGGAATCAGAACATGTAAAGTGGAGGGGTGATGTCACCGTTCCTTGTGGCAAACCAGTGTCATCAAATGTCGAGGGATCTGAACCCAAGTGCAATGAGTATATTGTCTATGATACTGCTCAAGTAAGTTTCAAGTGATGCTGGTTGTACTTTTTCCTTATCATGCCTCCAATTTTGTGGATATGTCAACAGACTCAGAGCtaaagccttttttttttgtcgcaGAGCTAAAGCCTCATATGTGTCTTTCTTTCAGTAAATCCATGCATTTGACTGATTGTGGACTTTTTTTGCAGGTCAAGATGCAATTCTTATTGAAGGTGAGGTTCCATCACAAAAAATGAGGGTTGGAAACTAGAGGTTTCCTGTTTTAGAGCTTGTGATCTGTTTGTGTATATCACTGTTTTAATGTCAAATTAACTTCGTAGTGTCGTGATCCTCCCTCTTTAGAACACGATGCATCATAATAATAAGTGTTTTTACCTTCTAAAAACACAAATGCGGGAGGTTCTTTATCTTACCCTGCCTTATTAGTTTATCTTATAATAAGTATGCATAAATATAAGAGAGGAGCTGCTTTCTCCTTTGAGTGAAGGGATGGGTATTGGGTACCTTTCTGGTTTGCATATTTGTAACCCATTGATCAATACTGTAGCTGTGAAAATATATGCAAAATAAAATTTGCAGGAAACTTTTCAATAATTTATCTACAGTTTTTTTTAAacgaaatatatttttttgaaaggaaaaagAATTCATAGGTGCAAGTGGTGATTCAACTCAATATAATAAATGAAAcaagagaaaataaaagaaagtgttttttagaaagcaaaatgatatatattaataaagatTCAATCTTGAAAAAGACTGAAAAGTACAAAGCCCCAACAAGACACACCAAATAAAATGACTAAAGCCCCGAGAAACCATGAATTGTGCGCAAAGCAATAACCTAACCACAAAGATCCCGCTTTGACCTCTGCTTGGTGTGCCCACAATACAGTACCCCAGAGGCCAACGAGAAGGTAAGTTTTGCCCACTTGGTCAATCTGCCATCAtcttttatcttcttcctctaatATTCGTATAGTGCCAACATATTCAGGCTGAATGATATGTAAAGCCTTAGCATTCTTCTTCCGAAGTTTCTTCAAGTTCCATAATTTTTTtaggtgcttgctgtggtaccttaatcCAGATCAAGGCGTGGTACCCTAAAATTATATAGAGCAATAGAAAACATACAATTCAAACTTAGAGGAAAAGGATGGAGAAAGATTTAGAGGTTTAATATGGGTGGAGCATGAAGGAAGAAGATCCGGACATTAAAGGAATTTAGATGACCTCTCAAAATTGCAAGTTGAACTAAAAACCTTAATTTTTATATTGTGTACTATATAACATAAACAAGTTTAAAAAGTGTATGTTATTATCCATTAAGTCGATTATTAACCTTTTTAAAATTGCAATAGTAAATCCTTTCACcttttttcaacaaaattataacttaaaatatcACATAGGGTACCACACCCAGCAAAAATtctgggtaccacagaatttaccatTTTTTTATACTATATAATATTGACTTCTATCCGTGAAAACTGGATCGTATgcgattttctttttaaaaatgattATTCAATAAATTGCCAGCTCAACCCCACGTTGACATTCAAATTCGTTAAATGATTTTTGgtacataaattaaatttgcttaaataattattttcccACTCACGAAACAAAATTGCTTAAAAAATAGTatttagggcctgtttggtttgagaaaacattttcaattttcattttctgttttcatattctaaaaatgattttcattttcaaatttttgaaattaagaaaatatgtttggtttaacttcatattttcattttctggaAATGAAAATATTGAAAATGTGTTTGGTTAAACTATTTTCAAATGATTATGAAAATaacttttaaataataaaagagtatATCTAAAATTATTCATATATAATAACTTTTATATATGAATAATTTATGAACAAATTTTATTATGTGGgttattaatgataataaaaatttattttttaacatctaaaaaaattaaaatgagaatggaataaaaaaatataaagtagTACAAAACATTCTGaacaaaataattataaatatggataaaaaaaatattgacgtTATGTTTGTTTGTATAGATAACGTAAATATGGATAAACATGAGTAGTTTgacttaatttcaaaaaaaattttttgACTTGAATACATGATTAATAAcaaattgaataaaataaaaagtaaaaaataaaaaggattttaataaaatatggATGATGACAAATTTCTCGTGATGCAGTAACAGATGGCACCGAaccaaataaagtattattgtGTTAAATAGGATAAATTTTAGTGTGTGCAGGATTTGAGCCCAGGACGCGTAAGTACTTAAAGCAAATACAAATTAAAGTTCCACTTATTTACAAGACAGCCACCGTGTGTCCACTGTTTCCATTTTCACGGATTttcaaagaaaacaatgaaaacgtcttttttttattttcagattTGAGCCCATTTCCGAAAATATTTTctaagaaaacattttcaaaaaattaaccaaacatattttcactcctattttctaattttagtgaaaatgaaaacagaaaacgcacaaaccaaacaggccctaattcctgaaaacatttttaaattttatttaaaaaacttaaaaatagaggaaaaaattataaattgtgGGAGAAATGGGAAATTACATTCATCTTTCCCACCCTTTTCATGAGaatcaaattgaagaaaatcaTGGGAATTGTGGAagttattttattgatttataCACAGGAATCATAGTTTCCAATCTTGTAACAATCGCAGGAATGTCCATTCTCAACCTTCATATTCTCAGTAGTCTCTTTCCAAATCTTGAAAAAAAACGCCTTAAGTTTGATGTATCTAGACCCAAGGGGGTCATCCTTACTCATCTCTATACTGAATACAACTCTAGGTTCTCAACTTTCACTCTCCCTATCTAATTTAAGGTTTTATTCTAGAACATTTTGGCACCCATCGCGGGGCCTTCGTAAAAAGTTcaagaactttttttttgttatgcaTGCAGAATCCTAATTCCCATTAAATTATGCAATTCGAGGCTTTGATTATTTAACAGAAGAAATACTACACAAGAGCTTAAAGTTTGGATTTACTGTTGCAATGTATTATTACACAACAAATGCAGCAAAGGGGTGAGTAATTTCATCACACCACCAATCAAAATATAATCAGATCACCGAAAACAGGCCAAGGAAGGAGCTCACTGCATTCTCTCGTAAAGGCAGCACATTATTTGAAACTTGCAGGACGAACAAATCCTTCCATCTACAAATATTTGATCATACCACGACCTTCCACACTCAGTTTTGTAGCCTGAAGCTGTCTCTTTTTTGGTGCCCTCAACTGCTGCAATTTCTTATTCATCTACAGTTAACAAATCCACAGTCAATTTAAGTTATTTGCATACGATTATCTTATTGCTTGAAGAGCCACAAAAAGGGATTAAACCAATCACAAATGACAGAATCAAAAAAATGAAACACCAACCTTCATACGCTGTTGATCATGTGAAGCTTGCTTTGCCCGTGCTCTAACTTCTTCTGGATCAACTT from Lotus japonicus ecotype B-129 chromosome 2, LjGifu_v1.2 includes:
- the LOC130740184 gene encoding poly [ADP-ribose] polymerase 1-like, which gives rise to MSTPQNRKSWKAEYAKSGRSRCRTCNTAIDSEKLRFGKMIQSSKYDGFITMWSHADCILKKSNQIKSIDDVEAIESLRWEDQQKIRQYIESSDSPPKSTVIKDTECCIEVSHTSRAACKHCGKKIIKGEVRISTKPEDEGAKGLAWFHVKCLMELSPSIEVDKLYGWNSLSSSVQSAVSDLAKKGHPMNMEDGSTSRVGSKRRKNANNEQESRKVVKANGDAHVPARRSTPMKNVDEVLGEACDLETKLEAQSKELWALKDDFKNHVTKTELREMLEANGQDSTGSELDLRDSCADGMMFGALGHCPLCSGSLRYSGGTYQCIGFISDWSKCPYSTSEPKRAEEKWKIPVKTNSQYLKKWFKSQKRKKPIRVLHLPSSSCESLKDLKVAIAGLSKESIEEWKRKIVDNGGICCEKVKKDTSCLVVREAHNDEAEMRKARKMKIPIVREDYLVDCIKRNKKLSFQMYKVKMIGEASSMATVRHSAVHEASGLQDSGHILEEGESVYNTTMSMSDLCTRANSYYILQIIQEDKGSGCYLFRKWGRVGNDKIGYMMLDEMPKPDAIRKFKQLFFEHTGNHWEQKTIQKQPGRYFPLDIDYGVNRNVSKINKNDADSKLPRPLTELLKMLFNVEIYRAAMIEFEIDLSKMPLGKLSKSNIQKGFEALTDIQNLLQTSNPDPSVKESLLMDASNRFFTVIPSIQPYIITDEDDLKLKVKMLAALQDIEIASRLVGFEDSIDDNYKKLQCDISPLAHDSEDFRLAEKFLHTTQSPTHPDWSLELEEVFSLEREGEFDKFAPYRDKLGNRMLLWHGSRLTNFVGILREGLRIAPPEAPSNGYNYGKGVYFADLVNMSAQYCNTDKKNPIGLMLLSEVALGDIYEVIKEKEYMDIAPEGKHSTKALGQEMPLESEHVKWRGDVTVPCGKPVSSNVEGSEPKCNEYIVYDTAQVKMQFLLKVRFHHKK